A section of the Brevundimonas sp. AJA228-03 genome encodes:
- the dusB gene encoding tRNA dihydrouridine synthase DusB — translation MSTGLQIGDVTIPGRVLMAPMTGVTDLPFRQLACRLGAVYVATEMVAAAELARARPDVVRRAAVGDGLPLTVIQLVGRDPAAMAQGARMAEAAGADIVDLNFGCPAKEVTGSASGSALMRTPDLAGRIMAAVVAATSRPVTVKMRLGWDDDSRNAPELAARAEALGVKAVTVHGRTRQQFYTGHADWDAIAAVKRAVAIPVIVNGDIVTAGQAREALDRSGADGLMLGRGVYGRPWLAAHLERALADGTVLHEPDRNERFAIVVDHLHASIAFYGAGLGLKMFRKHLGWYVEQAPWPASPEDRRAAKGQICRLDDPNAVAGSLAALWGVRLPKHFRNDAVEISPQVVEAVVI, via the coding sequence ATGAGCACAGGCTTGCAGATCGGCGATGTGACGATCCCCGGACGGGTGCTGATGGCTCCCATGACCGGCGTCACCGATCTGCCGTTCCGCCAGCTCGCCTGTCGACTGGGCGCCGTCTATGTCGCCACCGAAATGGTGGCCGCGGCCGAGCTGGCCCGCGCCCGGCCTGATGTCGTGCGGCGCGCGGCCGTCGGCGATGGCCTGCCGTTGACGGTCATCCAGCTGGTCGGCCGCGATCCGGCCGCGATGGCGCAGGGCGCGCGCATGGCCGAGGCGGCGGGGGCCGATATCGTCGATCTGAACTTCGGCTGTCCGGCCAAGGAGGTCACGGGCTCGGCCTCGGGCTCGGCCCTGATGCGGACCCCGGACCTTGCCGGGCGGATCATGGCGGCGGTGGTCGCCGCGACCTCGCGGCCGGTCACGGTCAAGATGCGGCTGGGCTGGGACGACGACAGCCGCAATGCGCCGGAACTGGCGGCGCGCGCGGAGGCTCTCGGCGTGAAGGCGGTCACCGTCCACGGCCGGACCCGCCAGCAGTTCTACACCGGCCACGCCGACTGGGATGCCATTGCGGCGGTGAAGCGCGCCGTGGCCATCCCCGTCATCGTCAACGGGGATATCGTCACGGCCGGGCAGGCGCGCGAGGCGCTGGACAGGTCGGGGGCCGACGGCCTGATGCTGGGACGGGGCGTCTATGGTCGTCCCTGGCTGGCGGCTCACCTGGAGCGCGCCCTTGCCGACGGCACCGTCCTGCACGAACCCGACCGCAACGAGCGGTTCGCGATCGTCGTCGATCATCTGCATGCTTCCATCGCCTTCTATGGCGCCGGGCTGGGCCTGAAGATGTTCCGCAAGCATCTCGGCTGGTACGTCGAGCAGGCTCCCTGGCCCGCCTCGCCCGAGGATCGGCGCGCCGCGAAAGGCCAGATCTGCCGCCTTGATGACCCGAACGCGGTCGCAGGGTCGCTGGCGGCCCTGTGGGGCGTGAGGCTTCCGAAGCATTTCCGCAACGACGCTGTTGAAATTTCGCCACAGGTAGTTGAAGCTGTCGTGATATGA
- a CDS encoding PAS domain-containing sensor histidine kinase → MSDTQVQTGATEGEPSLWGRLEAGPMRAAFGAAYALAFLIAGAAIWLVAVAPGAAAGDDARATASRAVLYILIANLVLIGGLGAVIGSRVLRLSQRRADDPGARLHLRFVTLFSLVAVVPAVLIALVFGLLVNRGVDQWFSQNVRSAVENGATIGRAYVDDVGGGLTRDLNTMAIELGGVRDVFGNRIQFSGALTQIAEFFGYPAVYILNGEGQVLARGELPGAPAYVAPPREVFETAAEGQEVPVTVTEHPDTVRAVYPLPDYGDAYLYVVRPLAPGIVARMRNGEESIQAYRVAEESRARLQAAFALSYLETALLVLVGAVWLGMSAASAISAPIGRLVKAADQVAAGDLSARVEADGAPGEIATLSRAFNRMTGDLQAQQAALKTASDEAQDRSRFIETVLSGVSAGVIGLDRRGRISAINDSALQLLSISEVEVRGQGLADVAPELGELVRRVEAHIEEDIDVSREGEMRRLRVRIEGGVGGEMVLTFDDITRLVTAQRNAAWRDVARRIAHEIKNPLTPIQLSAERLKRKFRPAITEDVEVFDRCTDTIIRQVGDIGRMVDEFSSFARMPAPRFTNENPAELLREAVFAQRVAAPDMVVELIEPLPRAKMKADGRMVGQALANILKNAGEAVAARRLGTPANEDDVAISARLEIENGIATFIIEDAGKGLPVRDRDRLTEPYVTTREKGTGLGLAIVKRICEDHGGDLKLSDADTLGGAKICLIFPLIPTGKADRAPEPQSSRTLAAE, encoded by the coding sequence ATGAGCGACACACAGGTCCAGACCGGCGCGACAGAAGGCGAGCCATCCCTCTGGGGAAGGCTGGAGGCCGGACCGATGCGCGCGGCGTTCGGCGCGGCCTATGCCCTGGCCTTTCTGATCGCCGGTGCCGCGATCTGGCTGGTCGCCGTCGCGCCGGGCGCGGCCGCCGGAGATGACGCCCGCGCCACGGCCAGCCGCGCGGTCCTCTACATCCTCATCGCCAACCTGGTTTTGATCGGCGGCCTCGGTGCCGTGATCGGCAGCCGTGTGCTGCGCCTGTCGCAGCGCCGGGCGGACGATCCGGGCGCGCGCCTGCATCTTCGGTTCGTGACGCTGTTTTCACTGGTGGCGGTGGTCCCGGCCGTACTGATCGCCCTGGTGTTCGGACTGCTGGTCAATCGCGGGGTGGACCAATGGTTCAGCCAGAACGTCCGCTCGGCTGTGGAGAATGGAGCCACGATCGGGCGGGCCTATGTCGACGATGTCGGTGGCGGCTTGACCCGCGATCTCAACACCATGGCCATCGAACTCGGCGGGGTGCGGGATGTGTTCGGCAACCGCATCCAGTTCTCCGGCGCCCTGACGCAGATTGCCGAGTTCTTCGGCTATCCGGCGGTCTATATCCTGAACGGAGAGGGTCAGGTGCTGGCGCGCGGCGAACTGCCCGGCGCACCCGCCTACGTCGCGCCCCCGCGCGAGGTGTTCGAAACCGCCGCCGAGGGTCAGGAGGTTCCTGTCACGGTCACGGAGCATCCCGACACCGTCCGCGCCGTCTATCCCTTGCCCGACTATGGCGACGCCTATCTGTATGTCGTCCGGCCCCTGGCCCCCGGCATCGTCGCCCGGATGCGCAATGGCGAGGAGTCGATCCAGGCCTATCGGGTCGCGGAGGAAAGCCGTGCCCGGCTGCAGGCCGCCTTCGCCCTCAGCTATCTGGAAACGGCGCTGCTGGTCCTGGTCGGCGCGGTCTGGCTCGGCATGTCGGCGGCCAGCGCGATTTCGGCCCCCATTGGACGGCTGGTGAAGGCGGCCGATCAGGTGGCTGCGGGCGACCTGTCCGCCCGCGTCGAGGCCGACGGCGCACCCGGCGAAATCGCCACCCTGTCTCGCGCCTTCAATCGCATGACCGGCGACCTCCAGGCCCAGCAGGCCGCCCTGAAGACCGCCAGCGACGAGGCCCAGGATCGAAGCCGCTTCATCGAGACCGTGCTGTCGGGCGTCAGCGCGGGCGTCATCGGCCTGGACAGGCGCGGCCGGATTTCCGCGATCAACGACAGCGCCTTGCAGCTGCTTTCGATCTCCGAGGTTGAGGTTCGCGGACAGGGTCTGGCCGACGTGGCGCCCGAGCTCGGCGAACTGGTGCGGCGGGTCGAGGCCCACATCGAGGAAGATATCGACGTCTCGCGCGAGGGCGAGATGCGCCGCCTGCGCGTCCGGATCGAGGGCGGCGTGGGCGGCGAGATGGTGCTGACCTTCGACGACATCACCCGGCTGGTCACGGCCCAGCGCAATGCCGCCTGGCGCGATGTCGCCCGCCGCATCGCGCACGAGATCAAGAACCCCCTGACCCCGATCCAGCTATCGGCCGAGCGGCTGAAGCGTAAATTCCGCCCCGCCATCACCGAGGATGTCGAAGTCTTCGACCGCTGCACCGACACCATCATCCGCCAGGTCGGTGACATCGGCCGGATGGTGGACGAGTTCTCGTCCTTCGCCCGAATGCCCGCGCCGCGCTTCACCAACGAGAACCCGGCAGAGCTGTTGCGCGAAGCCGTCTTCGCCCAGCGCGTCGCGGCGCCCGACATGGTCGTCGAACTGATCGAACCTCTGCCCAGGGCGAAGATGAAGGCCGACGGCCGGATGGTCGGTCAGGCCCTCGCCAACATCCTGAAGAACGCCGGAGAGGCCGTCGCGGCGCGCCGCCTGGGCACCCCCGCCAACGAGGACGACGTGGCCATCAGCGCGCGGCTGGAGATCGAGAACGGCATCGCGACCTTCATCATCGAGGACGCCGGCAAGGGCCTGCCCGTCCGCGACCGCGACCGCCTGACCGAGCCCTATGTCACGACGCGCGAGAAGGGCACCGGCCTCGGTCTCGCGATCGTCAAGCGCATTTGCGAGGACCACGGCGGCGACCTGAAACTGTCAGATGCCGACACCTTGGGCGGTGCGAAAATCTGTCTGATCTTTCCCCTCATCCCCACCGGCAAAGCCGACCGCGCGCCGGAGCCGCAAAGCTCCCGCACGCTGGCGGCCGAATAG
- a CDS encoding sigma-54 dependent transcriptional regulator — MRSNGADILVVDDEADIRDLVSGLLEDEGHSVRCASSSEEALAGIRARKPSLIVLDIWMQGGGMDGLELLDLVKTLDADLPVVMISGHGNIETAVSALKRGAYDFIEKPFKSDRLVVVIERALEAASLKRENRRLRGIAMTPTGLIGRSAAAQVLRTTITKVAPANSRVLISGPPGSGKELVARQIHEASPRAKSEFVAISAAGMTPERLDLELFGEEGHDGRPRKIGVFERAHNGTLYLDDVGDMPRESQSRILRVLVEQRFRRVGGEQDVQVDVRVVTSTSRDLKIEITEGRFREDLFHRLNVVPIRVPPLSERREDIAELVEYFIETLSTSQGLPRRRLGDDAIAVLQVHPWPGNVRQLRNNVERLLILATGDLNDPISADMLPQEVASTGSSGMGTERTIALPLREAREVFEREYLAAQIMRFGGNISRTAAFIGMERSALHRKLKSLGVSPSRGGEDEDGSID, encoded by the coding sequence ATGCGTTCCAACGGTGCTGACATCCTGGTCGTCGACGACGAGGCCGACATCCGCGACCTGGTCTCCGGCCTGCTGGAAGACGAGGGACATTCCGTGCGCTGCGCGTCCAGTTCGGAGGAAGCCCTGGCCGGCATCCGGGCCCGCAAGCCCAGCCTGATCGTGCTGGACATCTGGATGCAGGGCGGGGGCATGGACGGGCTGGAGCTGCTCGACCTGGTCAAGACTCTGGACGCCGACCTGCCGGTCGTCATGATCTCGGGGCACGGCAATATCGAGACGGCCGTCAGCGCCCTGAAGCGCGGGGCCTATGATTTCATCGAGAAGCCCTTCAAGTCCGACCGGCTGGTGGTGGTCATCGAGCGCGCCCTGGAGGCGGCCTCGCTGAAGCGCGAGAACCGCCGTCTGCGGGGGATCGCGATGACGCCGACGGGGCTGATCGGTCGCTCCGCTGCGGCCCAGGTCCTGCGCACGACCATCACCAAGGTCGCCCCCGCCAACAGCCGCGTCCTGATCTCCGGTCCGCCCGGCTCGGGCAAGGAACTGGTCGCGCGCCAGATTCACGAGGCCAGTCCGCGGGCGAAGAGCGAGTTCGTCGCCATCTCCGCCGCCGGCATGACGCCCGAGCGGCTGGACCTGGAGCTGTTCGGCGAGGAGGGCCACGACGGCCGCCCGCGCAAGATCGGGGTGTTCGAGCGCGCCCACAACGGCACCCTCTATCTGGACGATGTCGGCGACATGCCGCGCGAGAGCCAGAGCCGCATCCTGCGCGTGCTGGTCGAGCAGCGTTTCCGCCGCGTCGGCGGCGAACAGGACGTGCAGGTCGATGTCCGCGTCGTCACCTCGACCTCGCGCGACCTGAAGATCGAGATCACCGAGGGCCGCTTCCGCGAGGACCTGTTCCACCGCCTGAACGTCGTCCCGATCCGCGTCCCGCCGCTGTCGGAACGCCGCGAGGACATCGCCGAACTGGTCGAATATTTCATCGAAACGCTGAGCACGTCCCAGGGGCTGCCGCGCCGACGCCTGGGCGACGACGCCATCGCCGTGCTGCAGGTCCATCCCTGGCCCGGCAATGTCCGCCAGCTGCGCAACAACGTCGAACGCCTGCTGATTCTGGCCACCGGCGACCTGAACGACCCGATCTCGGCCGATATGCTGCCCCAGGAAGTGGCATCGACCGGCAGCTCCGGCATGGGCACCGAGCGCACCATCGCCCTGCCGCTGCGCGAGGCGCGCGAGGTGTTCGAGCGCGAATACCTGGCCGCCCAGATCATGCGGTTCGGGGGCAATATTTCGCGCACCGCCGCCTTCATCGGCATGGAGCGGTCGGCGCTGCACAGGAAGCTGAAGTCGCTGGGCGTCTCGCCCTCGCGCGGCGGCGAAGACGAAGACGGGAGCATCGACTGA
- a CDS encoding D-amino-acid transaminase: MSRVAYVNGVYQRHAEATIHVEDRGFQFADGVYEVWSVFGGRMADFEGHMTRLHRSLNELRIDIPMTPEALTRVLKETIRRNRVRDGIVYLQVTRGTARRDHPFPAPGTPPSVVVTSKSIPFARSQAQAAKGVAVVTHPDIRWGRCDIKTVGLLPNVLAKQAARDKGAYEAWMVDEMGLVTEGSSTNAWIVDKAGKLRTRDTQANILKGITRTAIMAMIEAEGIELDERPFSVDEAKEAREAFFTAAGAFVMPAISIDGVKIGDGKPGPIATKLRARYLEEAKREAI; the protein is encoded by the coding sequence ATGTCGCGGGTCGCCTATGTGAACGGGGTCTATCAGCGCCACGCGGAGGCGACGATCCATGTCGAGGATCGCGGCTTCCAGTTCGCCGACGGCGTCTATGAGGTCTGGTCCGTCTTCGGCGGCCGGATGGCCGATTTCGAGGGCCACATGACCCGGCTGCACCGCAGCCTCAACGAACTGCGCATCGACATTCCGATGACGCCCGAGGCCCTGACCCGTGTGCTCAAGGAGACCATCCGTCGGAACCGCGTCCGCGACGGCATCGTCTATCTGCAGGTCACGCGCGGCACGGCGCGGCGCGACCACCCGTTCCCGGCCCCCGGCACCCCGCCCAGCGTGGTGGTGACGTCGAAATCCATCCCCTTCGCCCGCTCCCAGGCCCAGGCCGCAAAGGGGGTCGCCGTCGTCACCCACCCGGACATCCGCTGGGGCCGTTGCGACATCAAGACGGTCGGTCTCCTGCCCAACGTCCTGGCCAAACAGGCCGCGCGCGACAAGGGGGCCTATGAGGCCTGGATGGTCGACGAGATGGGTCTGGTCACCGAGGGCTCCTCGACCAATGCCTGGATCGTCGACAAGGCCGGAAAGCTGCGCACCCGCGACACCCAGGCCAACATCCTGAAGGGCATCACCCGCACCGCCATCATGGCCATGATCGAGGCCGAGGGCATCGAGCTGGACGAACGCCCCTTCAGCGTCGACGAGGCCAAGGAGGCCCGGGAAGCCTTCTTCACCGCCGCCGGGGCCTTCGTCATGCCCGCCATCTCGATCGACGGCGTGAAGATCGGCGACGGCAAACCCGGCCCGATCGCGACGAAACTGCGCGCCCGCTACCTTGAAGAGGCGAAACGCGAGGCCATCTAG
- the hfq gene encoding RNA chaperone Hfq, with protein MSQDKRQNLQDTFLNSVRKTKTPLTIFLVNGVKLQGIVTWFDNFCVLLRRDGQSQLVYKHAISTIMPSAPVQLYEPDADED; from the coding sequence ATGTCGCAAGACAAGCGTCAGAACCTTCAGGACACCTTCCTCAACTCGGTCCGCAAGACCAAGACCCCCCTGACCATCTTCCTGGTCAATGGCGTCAAGCTGCAGGGCATCGTGACCTGGTTCGACAATTTCTGCGTGCTGCTGCGTCGCGACGGGCAGTCCCAGCTCGTCTACAAGCACGCCATTTCCACCATCATGCCGTCCGCGCCCGTGCAACTGTACGAGCCGGACGCCGACGAGGACTGA
- the hflX gene encoding GTPase HflX, with the protein MTSRLIDHSVPLIRAVVIHPDMGERSSRPAQERLEEASGLARALDLDVRAEEVVRLRKTTPATLFGTGKVEELAALIRAAEAEAAVVDDDLTPVQQRNLEKEWDCKVIDRTGLILEIFGRRARTKEGRLQVELARLDYEKSRLVRTWTHLERQRGGTGSTGGPGETQIELDRRLIADRIVKLKGELEEVRRTRGLHRKQRKKAPFPAVALVGYTNAGKSTLFNRLTGSEVLAKDLLFATLDTTQRTIRLPQGRPAIIADTVGFISDLPHELVESFRATLEEVGEADLILHVRDIASADTAAQAKDVEDVLKQIEQPPNPDGTAKPRRILEVWNKTDLLDPETREAFEGQAARSGNTAVAVSAWTGQGIETLRQAITDLIDDDPETELVLQPSQGEALAWLYEHGRVTARDTDDQGRMRLTVRLDPQAMGRFERQFG; encoded by the coding sequence TTGACCTCCAGACTCATCGACCATTCCGTGCCGCTCATCCGGGCGGTCGTCATCCATCCCGACATGGGCGAGCGATCGTCCCGACCGGCACAGGAACGGCTCGAGGAGGCCTCGGGCCTCGCCCGCGCGCTGGACCTCGACGTCCGCGCCGAGGAGGTCGTGCGCCTGCGCAAGACCACGCCCGCGACCCTGTTCGGCACCGGCAAGGTCGAGGAACTGGCCGCCCTGATCCGCGCCGCCGAGGCCGAGGCCGCCGTCGTCGACGACGACCTCACGCCCGTCCAGCAGCGCAATCTGGAAAAGGAATGGGACTGCAAGGTCATCGACCGCACCGGTCTGATCCTCGAGATCTTCGGCCGTCGCGCGCGGACGAAGGAGGGCCGGCTGCAGGTCGAACTGGCCCGGCTCGACTATGAGAAATCCCGCCTCGTCCGCACCTGGACCCACCTGGAGCGCCAGCGCGGCGGCACCGGCTCGACCGGCGGTCCCGGCGAGACCCAGATCGAGCTCGACCGCCGCCTGATCGCCGACCGCATCGTCAAGCTGAAGGGCGAACTGGAAGAGGTCCGCCGCACCCGCGGCCTGCACCGGAAACAGAGGAAGAAGGCCCCGTTCCCCGCGGTCGCCCTGGTCGGCTACACCAATGCCGGCAAGTCGACCCTGTTCAACCGGCTGACGGGGTCGGAGGTGCTGGCCAAGGACCTGCTGTTCGCCACCCTCGACACCACCCAGCGCACCATCCGCCTGCCGCAGGGCCGCCCCGCCATCATCGCCGACACCGTGGGCTTCATCTCCGACCTGCCGCACGAACTGGTCGAGAGCTTCCGCGCGACCCTGGAAGAGGTGGGCGAGGCCGACCTGATCCTGCACGTCCGCGACATCGCCTCGGCCGACACGGCGGCCCAGGCGAAGGACGTCGAGGACGTCCTGAAACAGATCGAACAACCCCCCAATCCTGATGGAACGGCGAAACCCCGCCGCATCCTCGAGGTCTGGAACAAGACCGACCTGCTGGACCCCGAGACCCGTGAGGCCTTTGAGGGCCAGGCCGCCCGCTCCGGCAACACGGCGGTCGCCGTCTCCGCCTGGACCGGGCAGGGGATCGAGACCCTGCGCCAGGCCATCACCGACCTGATCGACGACGACCCCGAGACGGAACTGGTCCTGCAGCCCTCACAGGGCGAGGCCCTGGCCTGGCTGTATGAGCACGGGCGGGTGACGGCGCGCGACACGGACGATCAGGGTCGGATGCGGCTGACCGTCCGGCTGGACCCGCAGGCGATGGGGCGGTTCGAGCGGCAGTTCGGCTAA
- a CDS encoding helix-turn-helix domain-containing protein translates to MLPITVQAEEESGLCPVRAILVTVTGKWSSLILLALEDGPQRFSAIKRLIGDISQRVLTENLRALERDGYVRREVVPGSPIEVRYQLTPMGGDLLSRIIPLVTWATNHHAAVQAARNRYDADERVS, encoded by the coding sequence ATGCTTCCCATTACCGTCCAAGCCGAAGAGGAAAGCGGGCTCTGCCCCGTGCGGGCCATTCTCGTCACAGTGACGGGCAAATGGAGTTCGCTGATCTTGCTCGCCCTTGAGGACGGACCGCAGAGATTCTCGGCCATCAAACGGCTGATTGGCGACATTTCCCAACGTGTACTCACCGAAAACCTGCGAGCGCTGGAGCGCGATGGCTACGTCAGGCGTGAGGTCGTCCCCGGCTCCCCGATAGAGGTCCGCTACCAGCTCACACCGATGGGGGGCGATCTGTTGAGCCGGATTATCCCGCTGGTGACCTGGGCTACGAACCACCACGCGGCCGTGCAAGCCGCGAGGAACCGGTACGACGCGGATGAAAGGGTTTCCTGA
- a CDS encoding nuclear transport factor 2 family protein has protein sequence MTPKEIIIRAMRAIFTDFDVEVARSLVAEDYKHQGVPVPKGAAPILAIIPALQTSGIKLSIHRVIEEGDMVALHVTYEHAQALGSDTLVGFDVFRVADGRVIEHCDTLQPLVTETVSGNGMTDGPTEIVDRDKTQENKALVERFVRDVLQGAAPETVTSYISTTSYTQHNPGVGDGLEGLGAAMAAFAAAGKAMKYERTPIVVAEGNFVFTASEGLLGSTPTAFFDLFRLSDGLIVEHWDAIGPIPEKKPSGSDRA, from the coding sequence ATGACGCCGAAAGAAATTATTATTCGCGCTATGCGCGCTATTTTCACAGACTTCGACGTTGAGGTAGCCCGGTCTCTCGTGGCGGAAGACTACAAACATCAAGGTGTCCCCGTTCCCAAGGGAGCCGCTCCTATTCTCGCTATCATCCCGGCTCTGCAAACGAGCGGAATCAAGCTCTCAATCCATCGGGTGATCGAGGAAGGCGACATGGTTGCCTTGCACGTCACCTATGAGCACGCCCAGGCCCTCGGAAGCGACACCCTTGTCGGGTTCGATGTCTTCCGGGTCGCCGACGGGCGCGTGATCGAGCATTGTGACACCCTTCAGCCCCTTGTCACCGAGACGGTGTCCGGGAACGGGATGACGGACGGCCCGACGGAGATTGTCGACCGCGACAAAACTCAGGAAAACAAGGCTCTGGTCGAACGCTTCGTTCGGGATGTGCTCCAGGGCGCGGCTCCCGAGACGGTGACGTCCTATATCTCGACCACCTCCTATACGCAGCACAATCCCGGTGTCGGCGACGGCCTCGAAGGTCTCGGCGCGGCGATGGCGGCCTTTGCGGCGGCGGGCAAGGCCATGAAGTATGAGCGCACACCGATCGTCGTGGCCGAAGGCAATTTCGTCTTCACCGCCTCGGAGGGCCTGCTCGGAAGCACGCCCACGGCCTTCTTCGATCTTTTCAGACTGTCGGATGGCTTGATCGTCGAGCATTGGGACGCGATCGGACCCATCCCCGAGAAAAAGCCGTCCGGCAGCGACCGGGCCTGA
- a CDS encoding DNA-binding protein, protein MALTRSFRDTVQARLTRDPAFRQALLAEAATALLEGDLETGKDVLRDFINGTIGFHDLAEETGTPAKSLMRMLGPRGNPTASNLLAIVGALQRRSGITLEVRAA, encoded by the coding sequence ATGGCCCTCACCCGCTCCTTTCGAGACACTGTTCAGGCCCGCCTGACCCGTGATCCCGCCTTTCGGCAGGCGCTGCTGGCCGAGGCCGCGACCGCGCTGCTGGAAGGCGATCTGGAGACCGGCAAGGACGTGCTGCGTGACTTCATCAACGGCACCATCGGCTTTCACGATCTGGCCGAGGAGACAGGGACGCCCGCCAAGAGCCTGATGCGGATGCTGGGGCCGCGCGGAAATCCGACCGCGAGCAACCTGCTGGCCATCGTGGGGGCGCTGCAGCGGCGATCCGGGATCACGCTGGAGGTGCGGGCGGCGTAG
- a CDS encoding type II toxin-antitoxin system RelE/ParE family toxin: MLPSDRLIEEYIDASGYNAFAEWFDGLDAGAAARVRVAVSRLARGAHSNAKGVGGGVLEYRIDTGPGYRVYFARHGEQLILLLGGGTKRRQDEDIAAAKRRWTAFKARIKES; this comes from the coding sequence ATGTTACCATCAGACCGGTTGATTGAGGAGTATATTGACGCCTCCGGATACAACGCCTTCGCGGAATGGTTTGACGGCCTGGACGCAGGCGCGGCGGCCAGGGTGCGTGTTGCGGTCAGCCGTCTCGCTCGTGGGGCGCACTCCAATGCCAAGGGGGTGGGAGGAGGCGTGCTGGAGTATCGGATCGACACGGGTCCGGGTTATCGCGTGTATTTCGCACGGCACGGCGAGCAACTGATCCTGCTGCTTGGCGGCGGGACCAAGCGCAGACAGGATGAGGACATTGCCGCCGCGAAACGCCGGTGGACGGCATTCAAGGCAAGGATAAAGGAAAGCTGA